In a genomic window of Desulfovibrio sp. JC022:
- a CDS encoding sigma-54 dependent transcriptional regulator — protein sequence MSEKIRILAVDDSKSTLEVLKRNLESSGYEVLTCLRVDEALPLLDEYDIDIVITDFRMPQATGLDLIRHVRENHRDVEIMMITGYPSISGAVEAIKDGAGEYLPKPFTTEELLTAMDRIEKRVLRRRAVKVVENPEESYGIVGSSPGMQLIFRRISKAASTNANVLISGDSGTGKELVARAVHYHSDRRAAPFVPVNCAAIPDSLVESELFGHVKGAFTGAKEGRAGFFEVANGGSVFLDEIGDASPNMQAKLLRVLQSKEFCKVGSSVVHTVDTRILAATHRNLKQLVVDGSFREDLYYRLNVVDVPVPSLAERGDDILILVSNFLVKFSQSMQRPTLGITDEALQALRNYSWPGNVRELENLIQRLVVMVDHDPIEVNDLPANMRFSLPVDSRVDRSLADVEREHIKNVLAMTNNNKTRAAEILGINRKTLREKLKRTEASQQ from the coding sequence ATGAGTGAAAAGATAAGAATTCTGGCAGTTGACGATAGTAAGAGTACTCTGGAGGTACTCAAGCGCAATCTTGAATCAAGCGGATATGAAGTGCTTACCTGCCTGCGGGTGGATGAGGCCCTGCCTCTGCTTGATGAATATGATATTGATATCGTCATAACAGATTTCCGAATGCCTCAAGCTACCGGGCTGGACCTCATCAGACACGTACGAGAGAACCATCGCGACGTTGAAATAATGATGATCACCGGCTATCCGTCAATATCCGGTGCTGTTGAGGCCATCAAGGACGGTGCAGGTGAATACCTGCCCAAACCTTTTACAACTGAAGAGTTGCTCACAGCCATGGACCGCATTGAAAAAAGAGTCCTCCGCAGGCGGGCGGTCAAAGTTGTTGAGAACCCTGAAGAGAGTTATGGAATAGTTGGTAGTTCGCCTGGAATGCAGCTGATTTTCCGCCGTATCAGCAAGGCTGCTTCCACCAATGCCAATGTACTGATTTCCGGTGATTCCGGTACAGGTAAGGAGCTTGTCGCCCGTGCTGTACATTACCACAGTGACCGCAGAGCTGCACCATTTGTACCGGTTAACTGCGCTGCAATTCCTGATTCTCTGGTGGAGAGTGAACTTTTTGGTCACGTAAAAGGTGCGTTTACCGGAGCCAAGGAAGGGCGGGCCGGTTTCTTTGAGGTCGCCAATGGTGGATCTGTTTTTCTGGATGAGATAGGGGATGCAAGCCCCAATATGCAGGCCAAGCTGTTACGCGTGCTTCAGTCAAAGGAATTCTGTAAGGTGGGATCAAGCGTGGTTCATACTGTTGATACCCGCATTCTTGCTGCAACCCACAGGAACCTGAAGCAGCTGGTGGTGGACGGATCTTTCCGCGAAGATCTCTATTACCGTCTTAATGTGGTTGATGTTCCGGTGCCTTCATTGGCCGAGCGAGGGGATGATATCCTTATTCTGGTCAGCAATTTTCTGGTCAAGTTTTCCCAATCCATGCAACGCCCCACACTGGGCATAACTGATGAAGCTCTACAGGCTCTGCGAAACTATTCATGGCCCGGCAACGTCCGCGAGCTGGAAAACCTTATTCAGAGGCTGGTTGTAATGGTGGATCACGATCCTATCGAGGTGAATGATCTGCCTGCCAACATGCGTTTCAGTCTCCCCGTAGACAGCCGGGTGGACCGTTCACTTGCGGACGTAGAGCGTGAGCACATCAAAAATGTACTGGCCATGACCAATAACAATAAGACCCGTGCGGCCGAGATTCTGGGCATCAACCGAAAGACACTGCGAGAGAAACTCAAGCGAACGGAGGCTTCGCAGCAGTAG
- a CDS encoding ATP-binding protein, protein MNKNPFIFKPIPVESPFCDRIEILQKLKEYAQNGSDIVLSSPRRYGKTSLVRRVLHQCSDEYLTIYVSFEKLDSEKDVAARIAQGIYAAIYARESTFEKAMRWAKKTLTSYSPSMQLNPDGTPSFSAIPQAGIAGRQLLEQVMSDLQTMAEKVDNRIIIAFDEFQEITRLNGSDGIEGLLRTQIQFQEFSHIFIGSRRAVLKEMFEDPKRSFFKSAIIKSLSPLPIEDLIQYYMDQFALAGKKCPRTIAEQLATLSYGYGFYAQQYGYFAFSVTETTVDQTAVLEATEAVLEQASPGFEMLLTTLPANQIKLLKSLAVEPTHQLTAADYCQRHDLISSNVAYARKALVAQDLIEQDADHDGLWRVVDPVMKAWLKRE, encoded by the coding sequence ATGAATAAAAACCCATTCATATTCAAACCTATTCCGGTGGAAAGTCCATTTTGTGACCGAATAGAAATTCTTCAGAAACTCAAAGAATATGCTCAAAATGGTTCTGACATAGTATTAAGTTCTCCGCGGAGATACGGGAAAACATCTCTGGTACGAAGAGTTTTGCATCAATGCAGTGATGAATATTTGACTATATATGTGTCATTCGAAAAATTGGACTCTGAAAAAGACGTAGCGGCAAGAATAGCTCAAGGAATTTATGCTGCAATTTACGCAAGAGAATCGACATTTGAAAAAGCCATGCGCTGGGCAAAGAAAACCCTCACTTCATATTCACCAAGCATGCAGCTCAACCCTGACGGCACTCCCTCATTCTCAGCTATTCCGCAAGCTGGGATTGCAGGCAGGCAGCTTCTAGAGCAAGTCATGTCGGACTTGCAGACCATGGCTGAAAAAGTCGATAATCGCATAATTATCGCATTTGATGAATTTCAGGAAATTACCCGTCTCAACGGCAGCGACGGCATTGAAGGCCTACTAAGAACTCAAATCCAATTTCAGGAATTCTCACACATTTTCATTGGAAGTCGACGAGCTGTATTGAAAGAAATGTTTGAGGATCCCAAACGCTCTTTCTTCAAAAGTGCTATCATTAAAAGCCTGTCCCCGCTGCCAATTGAAGACCTGATTCAGTACTACATGGATCAATTTGCTTTAGCTGGGAAAAAGTGCCCCCGAACAATTGCTGAGCAACTGGCGACACTTTCTTACGGCTATGGTTTTTATGCCCAGCAATACGGCTATTTTGCTTTTAGCGTAACTGAGACGACTGTAGATCAAACGGCAGTCCTAGAAGCAACTGAAGCCGTGCTAGAACAAGCCAGTCCCGGCTTTGAAATGCTTCTTACTACCCTGCCTGCAAATCAGATAAAACTCCTGAAGTCTCTAGCCGTTGAACCTACCCATCAATTGACGGCTGCTGACTATTGCCAACGTCACGATTTGATCTCATCCAATGTCGCATACGCAAGAAAGGCATTGGTTGCCCAAGATTTGATTGAACAGGATGCTGACCACGATGGTCTTTGGCGTGTTGTGGATCCAGTCATGAAAGCCTGGCTGAAACGCGAATAA
- a CDS encoding Hpt domain-containing protein, whose translation MSEDDSLVEEFFSEVNDKYYPQVLEGIDLLDEQRIEEGIEVLSRPLHTIKGVTGFMSGFEPASTFTHKVEDFLKKMQAGEVEADLMQIALAIESVNTIFMLIEQLRESGSFDQELTDDIEARLCGEGQKTGTADESGINPIEVETLPDAQIFNIKVNRLYSSEQLKQVEENLQSVNGTNKLLFDFGITLSAGSAFFELIASYSDNFEIGITGMNSHCTSTFFSWGFQRYLTVFDSRESFLNNSGV comes from the coding sequence ATGAGTGAAGACGATTCCCTTGTTGAAGAATTTTTCTCCGAAGTAAACGACAAGTACTACCCGCAGGTACTTGAAGGAATCGACCTCCTTGATGAACAACGCATTGAGGAAGGCATTGAGGTACTCTCGCGCCCGCTGCACACCATTAAAGGGGTTACCGGATTCATGTCCGGGTTTGAGCCGGCTTCCACCTTTACCCACAAAGTGGAAGATTTTTTGAAAAAAATGCAAGCCGGAGAGGTTGAGGCAGACCTTATGCAGATTGCTCTGGCGATTGAGTCCGTCAACACGATCTTCATGCTTATCGAACAGCTTCGGGAATCCGGCAGTTTTGATCAAGAACTCACTGACGACATTGAGGCCAGGCTCTGCGGGGAAGGGCAAAAAACCGGAACCGCGGATGAATCCGGTATAAATCCCATCGAAGTTGAAACACTACCTGATGCACAGATATTTAACATTAAAGTCAACAGGCTCTACAGTTCCGAACAGCTAAAGCAGGTGGAAGAAAACCTGCAATCTGTAAACGGAACAAACAAACTCCTTTTTGATTTCGGAATCACTTTGTCCGCAGGATCTGCGTTTTTTGAACTGATCGCTTCCTATTCCGATAATTTCGAAATAGGCATCACCGGCATGAACAGCCACTGTACAAGCACTTTTTTTTCATGGGGCTTCCAACGCTATCTGACTGTTTTTGACAGCAGGGAAAGCTTTCTGAACAACAGCGGAGTTTGA
- a CDS encoding sirohydrochlorin cobaltochelatase has protein sequence MKKAILFAAHGSKNRAASSALGNILKMAKEAHPDIPVYSAFTSGHVLKKLREQGQKLPSVKQNLENLAEEGFTHVVVQSLHVIPGSEFTNISRLLDRVDKGEIEFEKAVLGEPLLTNDQEIDEISDIILSLIKERDPQNEALILVAHGSKYSESGNSIYDRFKDVLEAKDQNAYLGKLNSEDGIEKISDSIKESGVKKAYLLPLLFGAGNHVKKDMAGEHDGSWMNVVASRGIEPIPVVQGVGEFDIFAQRWMDKLEKAISLLES, from the coding sequence ATGAAAAAAGCCATCCTTTTTGCAGCACATGGATCAAAAAACAGGGCCGCAAGTTCGGCACTGGGCAATATTTTGAAGATGGCAAAAGAAGCTCACCCGGACATCCCGGTCTATAGTGCCTTTACTTCCGGACACGTACTCAAAAAACTACGTGAACAAGGCCAAAAGCTGCCCTCCGTGAAACAAAATCTTGAGAATCTGGCTGAAGAAGGATTCACTCATGTGGTCGTTCAGTCCCTGCATGTTATCCCCGGCTCGGAATTCACCAATATCAGCAGACTGCTGGACCGGGTCGACAAGGGCGAAATTGAATTTGAAAAAGCAGTACTTGGTGAACCGCTGCTGACAAATGATCAGGAAATAGATGAAATTTCCGATATCATCCTGAGCCTGATAAAAGAACGCGACCCGCAGAATGAGGCTTTGATCCTTGTGGCCCACGGTTCCAAATATTCCGAGAGCGGTAATTCCATCTATGATAGATTTAAAGACGTACTGGAAGCAAAAGATCAAAATGCCTACCTCGGCAAACTCAACTCCGAAGACGGCATTGAAAAAATCAGCGATAGTATCAAGGAATCCGGGGTTAAAAAAGCCTATTTGCTTCCCCTGCTTTTCGGAGCCGGAAACCATGTAAAAAAGGACATGGCCGGAGAACACGATGGATCATGGATGAATGTTGTGGCCTCACGCGGCATTGAACCGATCCCGGTTGTGCAGGGAGTCGGGGAATTCGATATTTTCGCCCAACGTTGGATGGACAAACTTGAAAAAGCCATCAGCCTGCTTGAATCATAA
- a CDS encoding chemotaxis protein CheA, which yields MKDSISSCISQIQESIIGLEHGAGDINDILNALGLDNAQMRSAQIIALMDMLADGITPITPDLITSLLDIAEAQKKFFYCIGGLLDQGGAPVDSRKEDASACGIKDQEIIATAPDKYEQEMMAEMMAMTGETPDEEEGWEKVDAQPETPPVTTEEKQQKQTDKSADKIESEPVAAAAKQIPDEEKSTKVQPAPAKKKDAQAISSIRVSTQQLDSLIELVGKLMVTYAVIAQTKADNISKISSSLSELDKVIRNLQSEVDEIRMVPLKQIFMPMHRLVKSTSQKLNKRIKFTITGEELALDKTIVECLNEPLVHLLRNALDHGVETTEDRQMCGKDEVGKVDLKAYRQGEFAYIEIIDDGKGLDADILLNKALERGLADPEKEYTKEEIYEFILQSGFSTASAVTDISGRGVGMDAVVAAIQNTLDGKVSITSELGKGSTFTISIPLSRSVNEGIVDALITSVGPETFIFPSREVLEVYEPVEKEFTDLPDGRETVSVRGKVHSLIRMHKVFDLPDPTAEVIPKVIMVKLGETVVAILVDEVLRQQKAVVTGFTLPVNSIYKLPILGFGMMGEHDALVVDTETLIAAHMEGEA from the coding sequence ATGAAGGACAGTATTTCCAGTTGCATAAGCCAGATTCAAGAATCAATCATCGGCCTTGAGCACGGAGCCGGTGATATTAATGATATTTTGAACGCACTGGGACTTGATAACGCCCAGATGAGGTCGGCCCAGATCATCGCCCTCATGGATATGCTGGCTGACGGCATTACCCCCATAACCCCGGACCTTATCACCTCCCTGCTTGATATTGCCGAAGCTCAAAAAAAATTCTTCTATTGCATCGGGGGACTGCTTGATCAAGGTGGGGCTCCGGTTGATTCAAGAAAAGAAGACGCTTCCGCATGCGGCATAAAAGACCAAGAGATAATTGCCACAGCACCCGATAAATATGAACAGGAAATGATGGCCGAGATGATGGCCATGACTGGGGAAACTCCCGACGAAGAAGAGGGCTGGGAAAAAGTGGATGCACAGCCTGAAACTCCGCCAGTTACAACAGAAGAAAAACAACAGAAACAGACAGACAAATCCGCAGACAAAATTGAATCTGAACCGGTTGCCGCAGCCGCAAAACAAATTCCAGATGAAGAAAAGAGCACAAAAGTCCAACCTGCTCCCGCTAAAAAAAAGGATGCGCAGGCTATCTCATCCATTCGCGTTTCCACCCAGCAGCTTGATTCCCTCATCGAATTGGTGGGTAAGCTGATGGTCACCTATGCGGTCATCGCCCAAACCAAGGCGGACAATATTTCCAAAATTTCATCCAGCCTTTCCGAGTTGGATAAAGTCATCCGCAACCTGCAATCGGAAGTGGATGAAATCAGGATGGTTCCGCTAAAGCAGATTTTCATGCCCATGCACAGGCTGGTTAAATCAACCTCCCAGAAGCTTAATAAACGCATCAAGTTCACCATCACCGGAGAAGAACTGGCACTGGATAAAACCATTGTGGAGTGTCTTAACGAACCGCTGGTCCACCTGCTGCGCAACGCTCTTGACCACGGAGTTGAAACCACCGAAGACCGCCAGATGTGCGGCAAAGACGAAGTCGGCAAAGTTGACCTGAAAGCCTACCGTCAGGGCGAATTCGCCTACATAGAAATTATCGACGACGGCAAGGGACTTGATGCCGATATCCTGCTCAACAAAGCCCTTGAACGGGGTCTCGCCGATCCGGAAAAAGAATACACCAAAGAAGAAATTTACGAATTCATCCTGCAATCCGGCTTTTCAACAGCCAGTGCAGTCACTGATATTTCCGGACGCGGAGTAGGTATGGACGCAGTTGTTGCCGCCATCCAAAATACACTTGACGGAAAAGTATCCATTACCAGTGAACTGGGCAAAGGCTCGACTTTCACCATCAGCATCCCTTTGAGCCGCTCGGTAAACGAAGGAATTGTGGATGCCCTGATCACCTCTGTCGGCCCGGAAACCTTCATCTTCCCCAGCCGGGAAGTACTTGAAGTGTACGAACCGGTGGAAAAAGAATTCACAGACCTTCCCGATGGCCGGGAAACCGTATCAGTTCGCGGCAAAGTCCACTCCCTGATCCGTATGCACAAAGTCTTTGACCTCCCGGACCCCACAGCCGAAGTTATTCCCAAAGTCATCATGGTGAAATTGGGCGAGACGGTTGTCGCCATTCTCGTTGACGAAGTCCTGCGCCAGCAGAAAGCAGTGGTCACCGGATTTACCCTGCCGGTAAATTCCATCTATAAACTTCCCATCCTCGGCTTCGGAATGATGGGCGAACACGACGCCCTTGTGGTGGATACGGAAACGTTGATTGCCGCACACATGGAAGGGGAAGCCTAA
- a CDS encoding response regulator, protein MRALIAEDEFVGRKLLSTFLAPLFVIDVAVNGREAVEAYKLAFDEGDPYSLILMDIMMPEQDGLSALEEIRNYEKEKGMINHCKVVMTTALDDPKTVIRSFHDVEASAFIVKPVNRDKLYEELEKIGLMNK, encoded by the coding sequence ATGCGTGCGCTGATAGCAGAGGATGAGTTTGTAGGAAGAAAGCTGCTTTCAACCTTTCTGGCTCCACTTTTCGTGATTGATGTCGCGGTAAACGGAAGAGAAGCGGTTGAGGCATACAAACTGGCTTTTGATGAAGGTGATCCATACAGCTTAATTCTTATGGACATCATGATGCCAGAACAGGATGGACTATCCGCCCTTGAAGAGATCAGAAACTATGAAAAAGAAAAAGGAATGATCAACCACTGTAAGGTGGTCATGACCACAGCACTTGACGATCCAAAAACAGTCATCCGGTCTTTCCATGATGTTGAAGCCTCAGCATTCATCGTCAAACCGGTAAACAGGGACAAACTTTACGAAGAGCTCGAAAAAATCGGGCTCATGAACAAATAA
- a CDS encoding small ribosomal subunit Rsm22 family protein, with amino-acid sequence MSIKVSSLFPLPTNDVTKLLNNYLKILQKTVPLKSKHSHELPYAIRDLSRDLTGERSGLSNDYMGDPRSLNAYLRYFLPWNLYRLARLFQGLDINLPDNGIVVDLGAGPLTVAQALWIARPDLREKKLTFINVDRTPKPMREGAKLFQALAGEKSPWRMVNVKGGSTSKLRERAHLLVTANMVNEASAGTRIPLPVWAEKFCMSMVHKLAPEGRILIIEPGIRRSGRVLSVIRGQFVEAGFPILGPCTHEQECPMNGEQGKAWCHFNFDSEHAPAWLQKLSAQCRLEKDNVSLSFLYVGLRKEEIEAPREGEMRIRAVSESFRLDEGGFGQYGCAAEGQILLSAQGGAKTLYPGGLIGMPVPEEEKRDEKSGALIVPLPIREHDKRKFEEKNKKN; translated from the coding sequence ATGTCTATTAAAGTAAGTTCACTTTTCCCCCTGCCGACTAATGATGTAACAAAACTATTAAATAACTACTTAAAAATTCTGCAAAAAACAGTTCCGCTTAAAAGCAAGCACAGCCATGAACTGCCCTACGCCATCCGCGACCTTTCCCGCGACCTGACCGGGGAACGCTCCGGCCTGTCCAACGATTACATGGGCGACCCGCGTAGCCTGAACGCATATCTGCGCTATTTCCTGCCTTGGAACCTCTACCGCCTTGCAAGGTTGTTTCAGGGACTGGATATCAACCTGCCCGACAACGGCATTGTCGTTGACCTCGGAGCCGGACCACTTACCGTAGCTCAGGCCCTGTGGATCGCAAGGCCGGATCTGCGCGAGAAAAAACTGACCTTTATCAATGTTGACCGCACCCCGAAACCCATGCGCGAAGGAGCCAAGCTCTTTCAGGCACTGGCCGGTGAAAAATCACCATGGCGTATGGTCAACGTCAAAGGTGGCTCCACCTCCAAGCTGCGTGAAAGAGCACATCTGCTGGTCACTGCCAACATGGTCAACGAGGCTTCCGCCGGCACACGCATTCCTCTGCCTGTCTGGGCGGAAAAATTCTGCATGTCCATGGTCCACAAGCTGGCCCCGGAAGGCAGAATCCTGATCATCGAACCGGGCATCCGCCGCTCAGGACGAGTTCTTTCCGTAATCCGTGGACAATTTGTCGAAGCCGGATTTCCCATCCTCGGTCCCTGCACCCATGAACAGGAATGTCCTATGAACGGTGAACAGGGCAAGGCATGGTGTCACTTCAATTTTGATTCCGAACACGCCCCGGCATGGTTGCAGAAACTTTCAGCCCAGTGTCGTCTTGAAAAGGACAACGTAAGTCTTAGCTTTCTTTATGTAGGGCTGCGCAAGGAAGAAATCGAAGCACCGCGCGAAGGTGAAATGCGTATCCGCGCTGTATCCGAATCCTTCAGGCTCGATGAAGGCGGTTTCGGTCAGTACGGCTGTGCAGCTGAAGGTCAAATCCTGCTCTCTGCGCAAGGCGGTGCAAAAACCTTGTATCCCGGCGGACTTATCGGTATGCCCGTTCCTGAAGAGGAAAAGCGGGACGAAAAGTCCGGCGCACTTATCGTACCCCTGCCCATTCGCGAGCACGACAAGCGCAAGTTTGAAGAGAAAAATAAAAAGAATTAA
- the lipA gene encoding lipoyl synthase encodes MSSEKNSEKYLRIPEWLRVKLPTGRTFNNTSKMLEDLNLNTVCQSAKCPNCWECFSRKVATFLIMGSNCTRDCAFCNICPGEIKPLDTDEPRRVAEAVTRLGLKYAVITSVTRDDLDDGGAAHFAETIERIRAEHPECKVEVLIPDFRGNLEALKTVIAAKPDVINHNVETPPALYEEIRPQADYRQSLELIERVKQLSDIHAKSGLMVGLGETDEQIYQVIDDLAAINCDIITIGQYMRPSKAHPAVQRYVEPSVFEEYAEYGKKLGVPHMFCAPLVRSSFNAAEAFDKL; translated from the coding sequence ATGTCTTCAGAGAAGAATTCGGAAAAATATTTACGGATACCGGAATGGCTGCGGGTTAAACTGCCCACCGGAAGAACTTTCAATAACACCAGCAAGATGCTGGAAGACCTGAATTTGAATACAGTCTGCCAGTCAGCGAAATGCCCCAACTGCTGGGAATGTTTCTCACGCAAGGTGGCGACCTTCCTGATCATGGGCAGCAACTGCACCCGCGACTGTGCCTTCTGCAACATCTGTCCCGGTGAAATCAAGCCGCTGGATACGGACGAACCGCGCCGGGTGGCAGAGGCGGTTACCCGTCTGGGCCTGAAATACGCGGTCATAACTTCGGTTACCCGCGATGATCTGGACGACGGTGGTGCGGCCCATTTTGCGGAAACCATCGAACGTATCCGCGCCGAACATCCCGAATGCAAGGTGGAAGTACTCATTCCCGATTTCAGGGGCAACCTTGAGGCACTGAAAACAGTCATCGCCGCCAAACCGGACGTCATCAACCACAATGTGGAAACACCGCCCGCGCTCTACGAGGAAATCCGCCCGCAGGCAGATTACCGGCAGAGTCTGGAGCTCATCGAACGGGTCAAACAGCTCAGCGACATCCACGCAAAATCCGGCCTCATGGTCGGCCTCGGCGAAACAGACGAGCAGATCTATCAGGTTATCGACGACCTCGCGGCCATAAATTGCGATATCATCACCATCGGCCAATACATGCGCCCCTCAAAAGCGCACCCGGCAGTACAAAGATACGTGGAACCGTCAGTATTCGAGGAATACGCCGAATACGGCAAAAAACTCGGTGTGCCGCACATGTTCTGTGCACCGCTTGTTAGGTCCAGCTTTAATGCGGCTGAGGCTTTTGACAAACTTTAG
- the lipB gene encoding lipoyl(octanoyl) transferase LipB, with the protein MEFIDLGLISHKEAEQVQLERLKQVMEGNACEALYLLEHPPVVTLGRQGGLENLLISEEALNAMGAEVIQTTRGGNITCHYPGQMVVYPVMRIEKRRGGIKKFFHDMEETAIRTAARFGVEAARSEGRPGVWVGPGKLCSIGIGVKKWITYHGLSFNVSSDMKLFDAITLCGLHGAHPTSLSREAGKEISTEEVKNVFREEFGKIFTDTGMAAG; encoded by the coding sequence ATGGAATTTATAGATCTGGGATTAATTTCCCACAAAGAAGCAGAACAGGTCCAACTTGAAAGGTTGAAACAAGTAATGGAGGGCAACGCATGCGAAGCCCTCTATCTTTTGGAGCACCCTCCTGTTGTCACATTAGGCAGACAGGGCGGACTTGAAAACCTGCTCATCAGTGAAGAAGCATTAAACGCAATGGGCGCGGAAGTGATCCAGACAACTCGCGGCGGCAACATTACCTGCCACTACCCCGGTCAAATGGTTGTCTACCCGGTTATGCGCATTGAAAAACGACGCGGCGGCATCAAAAAATTCTTCCATGACATGGAAGAAACCGCGATTCGTACTGCTGCCCGGTTCGGCGTAGAAGCAGCCAGAAGCGAAGGTAGGCCCGGAGTCTGGGTCGGCCCCGGCAAGCTCTGCTCCATCGGCATCGGGGTCAAGAAATGGATCACCTACCACGGCTTGTCATTCAATGTTTCCAGCGATATGAAACTTTTCGACGCCATTACCCTCTGCGGGCTACACGGCGCACACCCCACCTCTCTTTCAAGAGAGGCTGGAAAAGAAATTTCTACCGAGGAAGTAAAAAATGTCTTCAGAGAAGAATTCGGAAAAATATTTACGGATACCGGAATGGCTGCGGGTTAA
- a CDS encoding ASKHA domain-containing protein: protein MKTSLTVHCHNSKVMEIAPATGLNMAQTLFLNGAFKGVPLCSGMGRCGLCKVRFESTPPEPRKEELLKFSAAEIESGWRLSCLHPATPATIFLPEPERVVPRVSDNFSKNFPDNLALAVDLGTTGLHWAFTIEDRTVKSGQELNPQMGLGSEVMSRLAFAAKPEQRKILSKLVTDRLRAIIAETAPVQELTVSGNPSMTSILAQDDVQSLSRAPYALPSKGGERVKLDAKLPEAYIPPHLAPFVGADITAGIVALNFSEPKAQPPYLFADLGTNGEFVLCLSEDEYIVSSVPMGPALEGVGMSNGRTAGPGAVSAFTLTPQGLSPSTIKAEKPEHNQKPGITGTGYLSLCALLLKSGVLTREGQFGAGNTPFAAKLADKLTKINGTPVLDLGHEGLTLPAPDVEEILKVKAAFNLAMSALLNEAGLAPSDLKELILGGAMGQHVNINDLVTTGFIPAESSAITRAAGNTSLTGAKILTHNKKARDFAASLPSRSKVLELAGSNDFGDKYLARIIFKYVY, encoded by the coding sequence ATGAAAACAAGTCTCACGGTGCATTGCCATAACAGCAAAGTTATGGAGATAGCCCCCGCAACCGGGTTGAACATGGCCCAAACTCTTTTCCTGAACGGAGCATTCAAAGGAGTGCCTCTCTGTTCCGGTATGGGACGTTGCGGCCTGTGCAAAGTGAGATTTGAATCTACACCGCCCGAGCCGCGCAAGGAAGAGCTGCTAAAATTTTCCGCCGCAGAAATAGAATCCGGCTGGCGGCTTTCCTGTCTGCATCCGGCAACCCCGGCAACAATATTTCTGCCTGAGCCGGAACGGGTCGTGCCGCGCGTATCAGACAATTTTTCCAAAAACTTTCCCGACAACCTGGCCCTCGCCGTGGACCTAGGCACCACCGGGTTGCACTGGGCGTTCACTATTGAGGACAGGACCGTAAAATCCGGGCAGGAGCTAAACCCCCAGATGGGGCTGGGCAGCGAGGTCATGTCCCGCTTGGCTTTTGCCGCAAAACCGGAACAGCGAAAAATCCTTTCAAAACTGGTTACGGACCGGCTGAGAGCAATCATCGCCGAAACCGCACCGGTCCAAGAACTTACTGTTTCCGGCAACCCGTCCATGACTTCCATCCTCGCGCAGGACGATGTGCAAAGCTTAAGCCGTGCACCCTACGCTCTGCCCAGCAAAGGAGGGGAAAGAGTAAAGCTTGACGCAAAGCTCCCCGAAGCGTACATCCCGCCACATCTGGCTCCGTTTGTTGGTGCAGATATAACAGCCGGAATTGTAGCGCTTAATTTTTCCGAGCCCAAAGCGCAGCCGCCGTATCTCTTCGCGGATCTCGGCACAAACGGCGAATTCGTGCTTTGCCTTTCAGAGGATGAATACATTGTCTCCTCGGTTCCCATGGGCCCGGCCCTTGAAGGAGTAGGCATGAGCAATGGACGCACGGCCGGACCGGGGGCAGTATCTGCTTTCACGCTGACCCCGCAAGGACTCTCGCCTTCAACCATCAAAGCGGAAAAACCGGAACATAATCAAAAACCGGGCATCACCGGAACAGGGTATCTATCGCTCTGCGCCCTGCTGCTCAAATCCGGCGTACTGACCCGTGAAGGTCAGTTCGGTGCGGGAAACACCCCGTTTGCTGCAAAGCTGGCCGATAAACTGACAAAAATTAATGGGACTCCGGTCCTTGATCTGGGACATGAAGGCTTGACCCTTCCGGCCCCGGATGTGGAAGAAATATTAAAAGTTAAAGCAGCCTTCAACCTCGCCATGTCCGCCTTGCTGAATGAAGCAGGGCTGGCTCCTTCCGATCTAAAAGAACTCATTCTCGGCGGGGCCATGGGCCAGCATGTAAACATAAATGATCTGGTAACAACCGGATTCATCCCTGCGGAAAGCAGTGCAATCACCCGCGCCGCAGGAAATACTTCCTTAACGGGAGCAAAAATTTTAACACACAATAAAAAAGCAAGGGATTTCGCCGCCAGCCTGCCCAGCCGTTCCAAAGTTCTGGAACTGGCCGGAAGCAACGATTTCGGCGATAAATATCTTGCGAGGATAATTTTCAAATATGTCTATTAA